A stretch of Aerococcus urinaehominis DNA encodes these proteins:
- the rplK gene encoding 50S ribosomal protein L11: protein MAKKVDSIVKLQIPAGQASPAPPVGPALGQAGINIMGFTKEFNERTKDQQGMIIPVVITVYEDRSFSFITKTPPAAVLLKKAAGTEKGSGEPNKNKVATVTRDQVREIAETKMEDLNAADVEAAMRMVEGTARSMGFVVEG from the coding sequence GTGGCAAAAAAAGTAGATTCAATCGTTAAATTACAAATTCCTGCAGGTCAAGCTAGTCCTGCGCCACCAGTAGGTCCTGCATTAGGTCAAGCTGGTATCAACATTATGGGATTTACTAAAGAATTCAATGAACGTACTAAAGACCAACAAGGTATGATTATTCCGGTCGTTATTACAGTTTACGAAGATCGTTCATTTAGCTTTATTACAAAAACCCCACCAGCAGCTGTATTACTTAAAAAAGCTGCAGGAACTGAAAAAGGTTCTGGTGAGCCAAATAAAAATAAAGTAGCAACAGTTACACGTGACCAAGTCCGTGAAATTGCTGAAACTAAAATGGAAGACTTAAATGCTGCCGATGTTGAAGCTGCTATGCGTATGGTAGAAGGTACTGCACGCTCAATGGGCTTCGTTGTTGAAGGCTAA
- the nusG gene encoding transcription termination/antitermination protein NusG, with translation MVEQLEQSKQWYVLHTYSGYENKVKQNLEMRITSMGMADYIFTVVVPEEEQVKRNKNGETKSVMVKTFPGYVLVEMIMSDEAWFVVRNTPGVTGFLGSHGQGSKPTPLLPEEVSNILRSQGMASRHRDIEFDLGEVVLITDGAFDGMEGRVEEIDNEHGKLKVIVEMFGRETNAEVNFDQVDKI, from the coding sequence GTGGTAGAACAATTAGAGCAATCCAAGCAATGGTACGTCCTTCACACCTATTCTGGGTATGAAAACAAAGTTAAACAAAATTTAGAGATGCGGATCACCTCCATGGGGATGGCAGATTATATCTTCACGGTTGTTGTACCTGAGGAGGAGCAAGTTAAGCGTAATAAAAATGGTGAAACCAAGTCTGTGATGGTCAAAACTTTCCCGGGTTATGTGTTAGTGGAAATGATAATGTCCGATGAAGCCTGGTTTGTTGTGCGTAATACGCCGGGGGTTACTGGTTTCTTAGGCTCACACGGACAGGGTTCTAAACCAACCCCACTCTTACCAGAGGAAGTAAGCAATATTTTACGTAGCCAAGGTATGGCCAGCCGTCACCGGGATATTGAGTTTGACTTGGGTGAAGTGGTCTTAATTACTGATGGTGCCTTCGATGGTATGGAAGGTCGGGTTGAAGAAATCGACAACGAGCATGGTAAGCTCAAAGTGATTGTAGAGATGTTTGGCCGTGAGACCAATGCGGAAGTTAACTTTGACCAAGTTGATAAAATTTAG
- a CDS encoding RNA polymerase sigma factor, which translates to MVQNNEELFYKALSDKDLIKRWQNGDEEAFRTLARRYLPLAYAASRSYRIQLMDSDDYIQELLVSLNKATKEFKVNSDVSFAAFIKRTYHNRMVDLVRAENAVKRLSDKHKSYLEDKFPDGCWHEHLLTPSASDNPENRVIIRESYAEYRQALSELERLVFDLSLAGKTVKEIASQLSCSVSQVSRAQQRCRLKRLYYFD; encoded by the coding sequence GTGGTTCAAAATAATGAAGAATTATTTTATAAGGCGTTATCTGATAAAGACCTGATTAAAAGATGGCAGAATGGAGATGAGGAAGCTTTTCGGACCCTTGCGCGTCGTTACCTTCCTTTAGCCTATGCTGCTAGTCGTAGCTATCGCATCCAGTTAATGGATAGCGATGATTATATTCAAGAGTTACTCGTGTCACTTAATAAGGCCACTAAAGAATTTAAAGTTAACAGTGATGTATCTTTTGCTGCCTTTATCAAAAGAACTTATCATAATCGTATGGTTGATCTCGTACGAGCTGAGAATGCTGTTAAACGTCTAAGTGATAAGCATAAAAGTTATTTGGAAGATAAGTTTCCTGATGGCTGCTGGCATGAACATTTGCTTACGCCTTCAGCTTCTGATAACCCTGAAAATAGAGTGATTATTAGGGAATCCTATGCTGAATACCGTCAGGCTTTATCTGAATTAGAGCGGCTAGTCTTTGATCTTAGTTTAGCAGGTAAAACTGTTAAAGAGATAGCTAGCCAACTATCATGCTCAGTCTCTCAAGTCAGCCGTGCCCAGCAACGCTGTCGACTAAAACGACTCTATTATTTTGATTAA
- the rpoB gene encoding DNA-directed RNA polymerase subunit beta → MAGHNVKYGKHRVRRSFSKINEVLELPNLIEIQTKSYQWFLDEGLKEMFKDISPIEDHAGKLSLEFTDYQLHEPKYSVAEARTQDTNYSAPIYVKLRLINNETGEIKDQEIFFGDFPLMTDSGTFIINGSERVIVSQLVRSPGVYFNDKVDKNGRLTYGSTVIPNRGAWLEMETDAKHISYVRIDRTRKIAMSVLMRALGFGSDDQIKELFGQSETLDLTLEKDVHKNPSDSRTEESLKDIYERLRPGEPKTAESSRNLLIARFFDPRRYDLAYVGRYKINKKLDLKTRLYNQTLAENLVDPETGEILFEKGTEITREVMDELGPLLDNGLNMTTVYPNDDAVIADPIDLQIVKVYSNTDPERERVVNVVGNGNPADDVKALTVADVLASLSYFLNLYEGLGKVDDIDHLGNRRIRSVGELLQNQFRIGLSRMERVVRERMSIQDVDTVTPQQLINIRPVVAAIKEFFGSSQLSQFMVQTNPLGELTHKRRLSALGPGGLTRDRAGYEVRDVHYSHYGRMCPIETPEGPNIGLINSLSTYAKINRFGFIETPYRRVDWDTHQVTDKIDYLTADEEDNFVIAQGNAPLNEDGSFKEDLVMARYVEENIEVAPERVDYMDVSPKQVVAVATACIPFLENDDSNRALMGANMQRQAVPLLKPQAPLIGTGMEYPAAHDSGAAVVSKTTGKVEYVDANEIRVRAEDGALDRYELIKYHRSNSSTSYNQTPLVHTGDQVEAGDILADGPSMEKGEMALGQNPLIAFMTWDGYNYEDAVIISERLVKDDVYTSIHIDELESDARDTKLGPEEITREIPNVGEDALRNLDERGIIRIGAEVKDGDILVGKVTPKGVTELSAEEHLLHAIFGEKAREVRDTSLRVPHGGGGIVHDVKVFLRDNGDELAPGVSMLVRVYIIQKRKIQVGDKMAGRHGNKGVVSLVLPVEDMPYMPDGTPVDIMLNPLGVPSRMNIGQVLELHLGMAARRMGIHIATPVFDGAGEDDVWETVKEAGMASDAKTILYDGRTGEPFDNRVSVGVMYYLKLSHMVDDKLHARSIGPYSLVTQQPLGGKAQFGGQRFGEMEVWALEAYGAAYTLQEILTYKSDDVVGRVNTYEAIVKGDSIPKPGVPESFRVLIKELQSLGLDIKVLDAADQEIDLRDMDEDLPGFPKPQSAQEENKEADDQTSDNNPDVVAEDRQVNE, encoded by the coding sequence ATGGCTGGACATAATGTCAAATATGGGAAACACCGAGTTCGTCGTTCGTTTTCAAAAATTAACGAGGTCTTGGAGCTACCAAATTTAATTGAAATTCAAACCAAATCATACCAATGGTTCCTAGATGAGGGTCTAAAAGAAATGTTTAAGGACATTTCGCCAATCGAAGACCATGCTGGTAAGCTATCTTTGGAATTTACAGATTATCAACTGCATGAACCAAAATATAGTGTCGCTGAAGCGAGAACCCAAGATACCAACTACTCAGCGCCTATCTATGTCAAACTACGTTTAATCAATAATGAGACTGGTGAAATTAAGGACCAAGAAATCTTCTTTGGTGATTTTCCATTGATGACGGATTCAGGTACCTTTATTATCAACGGTTCAGAACGGGTTATCGTATCGCAATTGGTGCGGTCACCAGGTGTATATTTCAACGACAAGGTAGACAAGAATGGCCGATTGACTTATGGATCAACAGTTATTCCTAACCGTGGTGCTTGGTTAGAAATGGAAACAGACGCTAAGCACATTTCCTATGTACGTATTGATCGGACGCGTAAAATTGCAATGTCAGTATTGATGCGAGCCCTAGGTTTTGGTTCAGATGACCAAATCAAAGAGTTATTCGGTCAAAGTGAGACCCTTGATTTAACCTTAGAGAAGGATGTCCACAAGAATCCTTCTGATAGCCGGACTGAAGAGTCGCTCAAGGATATTTATGAACGTCTACGTCCAGGTGAACCGAAGACAGCTGAGTCCTCACGTAATCTCTTAATTGCACGTTTCTTCGATCCACGTCGCTATGACTTAGCCTATGTTGGACGTTATAAGATTAACAAGAAACTAGATCTCAAGACCCGTCTCTATAACCAGACTCTGGCAGAAAACCTAGTTGATCCTGAAACAGGTGAAATTCTCTTTGAAAAAGGGACTGAAATTACCCGAGAAGTTATGGATGAATTGGGACCATTGCTTGATAATGGTTTGAATATGACGACAGTTTATCCTAATGATGATGCGGTGATTGCGGATCCAATTGACTTACAGATTGTTAAGGTATATTCAAATACTGATCCTGAGCGTGAGCGTGTTGTTAATGTTGTCGGTAATGGTAACCCAGCTGACGACGTTAAGGCCTTGACTGTTGCCGATGTGTTAGCCTCACTATCATACTTCCTTAACCTGTATGAAGGGCTAGGTAAAGTTGACGATATCGACCACTTGGGTAACCGTCGTATTCGTTCGGTTGGTGAGTTATTACAAAACCAATTCCGTATCGGTTTAAGCCGGATGGAGCGGGTGGTTAGAGAGCGGATGTCTATTCAAGATGTTGATACAGTAACTCCGCAACAGTTAATTAATATTCGCCCGGTAGTAGCAGCTATAAAAGAGTTCTTTGGTTCTTCACAGCTCTCACAATTTATGGTCCAGACCAACCCATTGGGCGAATTGACCCATAAACGGCGTTTATCTGCCTTGGGACCTGGTGGTTTAACCCGGGACCGGGCTGGTTACGAAGTTCGTGACGTGCACTATTCTCACTATGGCCGGATGTGCCCAATTGAAACGCCTGAAGGTCCGAATATCGGTCTAATTAACTCCCTATCTACCTATGCTAAGATTAACCGCTTTGGTTTTATTGAGACCCCTTACCGTCGGGTCGATTGGGATACTCACCAGGTGACTGACAAGATTGATTACCTAACCGCCGATGAAGAAGATAACTTTGTAATCGCTCAGGGTAATGCGCCATTAAATGAAGACGGTAGTTTTAAAGAAGACTTAGTCATGGCCCGTTATGTTGAGGAGAATATTGAAGTAGCTCCTGAGCGGGTAGATTATATGGACGTTTCACCTAAGCAGGTAGTAGCTGTAGCGACTGCTTGTATTCCGTTCTTAGAAAACGATGACTCTAACCGAGCCTTGATGGGTGCTAACATGCAGCGGCAAGCTGTACCACTTTTAAAACCACAGGCACCACTAATTGGTACTGGTATGGAATATCCAGCTGCCCACGATTCAGGCGCCGCTGTTGTATCAAAAACAACTGGTAAAGTAGAGTATGTTGATGCCAACGAAATTCGTGTTCGGGCTGAAGATGGTGCCCTAGACCGCTATGAACTGATTAAATACCACCGGTCAAACTCATCAACTAGCTACAATCAAACGCCTTTGGTTCATACAGGGGACCAGGTTGAGGCTGGCGATATCCTAGCCGATGGCCCATCAATGGAAAAAGGGGAAATGGCCCTGGGTCAAAACCCACTGATCGCCTTTATGACCTGGGATGGTTACAACTATGAAGATGCGGTAATTATTTCTGAGCGCCTAGTAAAAGACGACGTCTATACTTCTATTCATATCGATGAGTTAGAGTCAGATGCACGTGATACTAAGTTAGGCCCAGAAGAAATCACTCGGGAAATTCCTAACGTTGGTGAGGATGCCTTACGCAACTTGGACGAGCGAGGTATTATCCGAATTGGTGCCGAAGTTAAGGATGGCGATATCCTAGTTGGTAAAGTAACACCTAAGGGGGTAACTGAGTTATCAGCTGAGGAACACCTACTGCACGCTATTTTTGGTGAAAAAGCGCGTGAAGTTCGTGATACCTCATTGCGTGTCCCTCACGGTGGTGGCGGTATTGTCCACGATGTGAAGGTCTTCCTACGTGATAATGGTGATGAATTAGCACCAGGCGTTTCTATGCTAGTGCGTGTTTATATTATCCAAAAACGTAAGATTCAAGTTGGGGATAAGATGGCTGGTCGTCATGGTAACAAGGGGGTTGTTTCTCTTGTATTACCAGTTGAAGATATGCCGTATATGCCTGACGGTACCCCAGTCGATATTATGCTTAACCCACTAGGGGTGCCATCACGGATGAACATTGGTCAGGTATTAGAGCTTCATCTAGGTATGGCAGCTCGGCGGATGGGCATTCACATTGCTACGCCAGTATTTGATGGTGCTGGTGAGGATGATGTTTGGGAAACTGTTAAAGAAGCCGGTATGGCTAGCGATGCCAAGACTATTCTTTATGATGGTCGTACTGGTGAGCCGTTTGATAACCGAGTTTCAGTTGGTGTCATGTACTACCTGAAACTATCTCACATGGTTGATGACAAACTTCACGCCCGCTCAATTGGTCCTTACTCATTAGTTACCCAACAACCATTGGGTGGTAAGGCACAATTTGGTGGCCAACGTTTTGGTGAGATGGAAGTTTGGGCGTTAGAGGCATATGGTGCAGCCTATACTCTACAAGAAATCTTAACCTACAAGTCTGACGATGTTGTCGGACGGGTTAACACCTACGAAGCCATTGTTAAGGGTGACTCTATACCTAAGCCAGGTGTACCTGAGTCCTTCCGCGTCTTGATTAAAGAGCTACAATCTTTAGGTTTAGATATCAAGGTTTTAGATGCGGCTGATCAAGAAATTGATTTGCGCGATATGGATGAAGACCTACCAGGTTTCCCTAAACCACAGAGTGCACAAGAAGAGAATAAGGAAGCTGACGACCAAACGAGCGATAACAATCCTGATGTTGTTGCCGAAGATCGTCAAGTCAATGAATAG
- a CDS encoding quaternary amine ABC transporter ATP-binding protein, whose protein sequence is MSSVKISNLTKIYGSRGQVDRAKKMLAEGKSKEEIVKATGATVGVDNASMDIREGETFVIMGLSGSGKSTLLRMINRLIEPTSGSVEIDGADLTKISESELREVRRKKVSMVFQNFGLFPHMTILENTEYGLAVQGVDKAERQAKAEKALDNAGLLSYKDQYPDQLSGGMQQRVGLARALANDPEILLMDEAFSALDPLIRRDMQDELVELQERVNKTIVFITHDLDEALRIGDRIALMRHGEVVQIGTGEEILTNPANDYVEKFVENVDRSKVITAENAMKRPEYTVNMSRDGVRVALRRMQDEDISRIMVTDNDRAMRGYVTDSEALAYIQRKSQTGEPLNLEDILHTDAPIIAPDATIKETFDALTGANLPVSVVDENGKWLGIINRRMVIDLLSSNENSEEEVNA, encoded by the coding sequence ATGAGTTCAGTTAAGATTTCTAATCTAACTAAAATCTATGGCTCGCGGGGTCAGGTTGACCGGGCCAAAAAAATGCTAGCTGAAGGAAAATCAAAAGAAGAAATTGTAAAAGCAACCGGCGCAACTGTAGGGGTTGACAATGCTTCTATGGATATTCGCGAAGGCGAAACTTTTGTCATTATGGGGCTATCTGGATCGGGTAAGTCTACTTTACTGCGGATGATTAACCGCCTGATTGAACCGACGTCTGGTTCAGTTGAAATTGATGGGGCTGACTTAACAAAAATTTCTGAATCGGAATTACGCGAGGTACGCCGTAAGAAAGTTTCCATGGTATTCCAAAACTTTGGCCTTTTCCCGCATATGACGATTTTGGAGAATACTGAATATGGCTTAGCTGTTCAGGGCGTTGATAAGGCTGAGCGCCAAGCCAAGGCAGAGAAAGCCTTAGATAATGCTGGACTACTAAGTTATAAGGACCAGTATCCTGACCAACTGTCAGGGGGGATGCAACAACGTGTTGGTTTGGCACGCGCCTTGGCCAATGATCCAGAAATCCTTTTAATGGACGAGGCCTTCTCGGCTTTAGATCCGTTAATCCGCCGCGATATGCAAGATGAATTAGTTGAATTACAAGAGCGGGTTAATAAAACCATCGTTTTTATTACCCATGACCTTGATGAAGCCTTACGCATTGGTGATCGGATTGCCCTGATGCGCCATGGTGAAGTGGTACAGATTGGTACGGGTGAAGAGATCTTGACTAATCCAGCTAATGATTATGTTGAGAAATTTGTTGAGAATGTTGACCGCTCTAAGGTGATTACTGCCGAGAATGCCATGAAACGTCCTGAATATACGGTCAATATGAGCCGGGATGGTGTGCGGGTGGCCCTACGTCGCATGCAAGATGAAGATATCTCTCGGATTATGGTGACTGATAATGACCGGGCCATGCGTGGCTATGTCACAGATAGTGAGGCTCTAGCCTACATTCAAAGGAAGTCACAAACAGGCGAACCTTTAAACTTAGAGGATATCTTACATACTGATGCGCCAATCATAGCACCAGATGCGACAATTAAAGAAACTTTTGATGCACTTACAGGCGCCAACCTACCAGTATCAGTAGTCGATGAAAATGGTAAGTGGTTAGGGATTATTAATCGTCGTATGGTTATCGACCTCTTGTCATCTAATGAAAATTCAGAGGAGGAAGTAAATGCTTAA
- the rplJ gene encoding 50S ribosomal protein L10 — protein sequence MSEQMIAKKQQQVDEVVAKIEAAQSMIVVDYLGLTVEEVTELRKQLREAGVEFKVIKNTIMRRALDSMEIDYHAEVFQGPTAVAFGMEDAVEPARILKDFAKGAEALELKGGVIEGNTLSKEEISRIASLPNREGLLSMLLSVLQAPVRNVAYAVKAVAEAKEEEDVA from the coding sequence GTGAGCGAACAAATGATTGCTAAAAAACAACAGCAAGTAGATGAGGTTGTAGCGAAAATTGAAGCCGCGCAATCAATGATTGTTGTTGATTACCTAGGTTTAACGGTGGAAGAAGTGACTGAGTTACGTAAACAGTTACGTGAAGCTGGCGTTGAATTCAAAGTTATCAAAAACACTATCATGCGTCGTGCTTTAGATTCTATGGAAATCGACTATCATGCCGAAGTATTCCAAGGCCCAACTGCTGTTGCTTTTGGTATGGAAGATGCTGTAGAACCTGCACGTATCTTAAAGGATTTCGCTAAAGGAGCAGAAGCTCTAGAACTTAAAGGTGGGGTTATTGAAGGTAACACACTTTCAAAAGAAGAAATCTCTCGGATTGCTTCTCTACCAAACCGCGAAGGTCTACTTTCTATGTTACTATCAGTTCTTCAAGCACCTGTCCGCAATGTGGCATACGCTGTCAAAGCAGTGGCAGAAGCAAAAGAAGAAGAAGATGTTGCCTAA
- a CDS encoding aldehyde dehydrogenase family protein — translation MRDYQLFIDNQWQDASSGEMIDVINPANEEVIGRVPKAGQADVDRAVAAAKKAFLPWSQLHVDQRISFLEKVEEGLAARQDEIAATIVAELGASKTFSCQRQAPMAIKESQATLDQARQYPFQEDLDNAVIRREGVGVVAAITPWNYPLNQIQRKLTPALVAGNTIVVKPASETPLTAMIYAEIIEEAGLPAGVFNLVTGSGSETGDYLAGHPDVDLISFTGSTEVGQGLYHKAASTVKQLVLELGGKSALIYLPGGDLQAAVKQAVDSCVNNSGQTCSALTRLLIPADEYDRTKQVVKDYIDTIQQGDPSDADTVIGPMVSKGQMETVLEYIDQGQAEGAELLTGGYRLERPGYFVAPTVFVEADNRMSIAQEEIFGPVLTILTYQDTEDAIKQANDSIYGLSGAVVGPEGPALEVAQAMRTGNVIINGASMPDHAPFGGYKQSGVGREKGRFGIDDYVEIKAVFK, via the coding sequence ATGAGGGATTACCAACTTTTTATTGATAACCAGTGGCAAGATGCCAGTAGTGGTGAAATGATTGACGTCATTAATCCTGCTAACGAAGAAGTAATTGGACGCGTACCCAAGGCTGGCCAGGCTGATGTAGATCGTGCCGTAGCAGCGGCTAAAAAAGCCTTTTTGCCATGGAGCCAATTGCATGTTGACCAGCGTATTTCCTTCCTAGAAAAAGTTGAGGAGGGTTTGGCTGCCCGCCAGGATGAAATTGCTGCTACAATTGTGGCTGAGCTAGGGGCAAGTAAGACCTTTTCTTGCCAGCGTCAGGCACCGATGGCAATTAAGGAGAGTCAGGCAACCTTAGACCAGGCGCGTCAATATCCATTCCAGGAAGATTTGGATAATGCGGTGATTAGACGTGAAGGTGTGGGTGTGGTCGCAGCGATTACACCTTGGAATTATCCTTTAAATCAAATCCAGCGTAAGTTAACACCAGCTCTAGTGGCCGGTAACACGATTGTCGTCAAACCAGCTTCAGAAACACCACTAACAGCCATGATTTATGCTGAAATTATTGAAGAGGCTGGTTTGCCAGCTGGTGTTTTCAATCTAGTCACTGGATCAGGTAGTGAGACGGGGGACTACCTAGCTGGCCACCCAGATGTAGATTTAATTTCCTTTACTGGTTCAACGGAAGTGGGTCAAGGACTTTATCATAAGGCGGCTAGTACAGTTAAGCAACTAGTATTAGAGTTAGGTGGGAAATCGGCCTTGATTTACTTGCCAGGTGGCGACCTACAAGCAGCTGTGAAGCAAGCAGTTGATAGCTGTGTTAACAACTCTGGTCAAACTTGTTCAGCCCTGACTCGTTTATTAATACCTGCTGATGAATATGATCGGACCAAGCAAGTAGTAAAAGACTATATTGACACTATCCAACAGGGCGACCCAAGTGACGCGGATACAGTCATTGGGCCTATGGTTTCAAAAGGACAGATGGAAACAGTTCTTGAATATATCGATCAAGGACAGGCTGAGGGCGCCGAATTATTAACGGGTGGTTACCGCTTAGAGCGACCAGGGTACTTTGTGGCACCAACTGTCTTTGTTGAGGCTGATAATCGCATGTCAATTGCCCAAGAGGAAATTTTCGGTCCTGTGCTAACTATTCTGACCTATCAAGACACAGAAGATGCTATTAAACAAGCAAATGATTCAATTTATGGCTTGTCAGGAGCAGTAGTTGGCCCAGAAGGTCCAGCACTAGAGGTGGCTCAGGCTATGCGAACAGGCAATGTGATTATTAATGGTGCCAGTATGCCTGACCACGCACCCTTTGGTGGCTACAAGCAATCGGGTGTAGGCCGAGAAAAAGGTCGTTTTGGTATCGATGATTATGTTGAAATTAAGGCAGTTTTCAAATAA
- the rpmG gene encoding 50S ribosomal protein L33, with the protein MAVAKITLACTECGQRNYTVKVNPANRTERLEVKKFCKYCNKHTLHKQTK; encoded by the coding sequence ATGGCAGTTGCTAAAATTACTCTGGCCTGTACTGAATGTGGTCAAAGAAATTATACGGTTAAAGTAAACCCCGCTAATCGTACGGAACGGTTAGAAGTAAAGAAATTCTGTAAATACTGCAACAAGCACACCCTCCATAAACAAACCAAGTAG
- the rplL gene encoding 50S ribosomal protein L7/L12, with translation MALNVEQIIADLKEATILELSDLVSAIEEEFGVSAAAPVAVAGGGDAGAAEEKTEFDVELTSAGDAKIKVIKAVREATGLGLKEAKDLVDGAPAVVKEGLPAEEAEALKAAIEEAGGSAELK, from the coding sequence ATGGCTTTAAATGTTGAACAAATTATTGCTGACTTAAAAGAAGCAACTATCCTAGAATTATCTGATTTAGTATCTGCAATCGAAGAAGAATTCGGTGTATCTGCTGCTGCTCCTGTAGCTGTAGCTGGTGGCGGCGATGCTGGTGCTGCTGAAGAGAAAACTGAATTTGACGTTGAATTAACTTCAGCTGGCGATGCTAAGATCAAAGTTATCAAAGCAGTTCGTGAAGCTACTGGCCTAGGTCTTAAAGAAGCTAAAGACTTAGTTGACGGTGCACCTGCAGTTGTTAAAGAAGGTCTTCCTGCTGAAGAAGCAGAAGCACTTAAAGCAGCTATCGAAGAAGCTGGCGGTTCTGCAGAACTTAAATAA
- the rplA gene encoding 50S ribosomal protein L1: MAKKSKKQLAVAEKFDKNQIYAADEAVKIIQENSYTNFDATVEVAYRLGIDVKKNDQQIRGAMVLPNGTGNTQRVLVFAKGEKAEEARAAGADYVGEQEFIDKINEGWFEFDVIVATPDMMGQIGRLGRVLGPKGLMPNPKTGTVTQDVTKAVTDIKAGQVTYRADKSGNVHVPIGKVSFSNEDLVENFKALHETILRVKPASAKGTYVRNLVVTSTMGPGVKVDVNSL; encoded by the coding sequence ATGGCAAAAAAATCTAAGAAACAATTAGCGGTTGCAGAGAAATTTGACAAGAATCAAATTTATGCAGCTGATGAAGCAGTAAAAATTATCCAAGAAAACTCATACACTAACTTTGATGCAACTGTTGAAGTTGCTTACCGCTTAGGTATCGATGTTAAGAAGAACGACCAACAAATCCGCGGTGCTATGGTATTACCTAATGGTACTGGTAACACCCAACGCGTTTTAGTTTTTGCTAAAGGCGAAAAAGCTGAAGAAGCGCGTGCAGCCGGTGCTGACTATGTTGGTGAGCAAGAATTCATCGACAAAATCAATGAAGGTTGGTTTGAATTTGACGTTATCGTAGCAACACCAGATATGATGGGTCAAATTGGTCGCTTGGGTCGCGTTTTAGGTCCTAAAGGTTTAATGCCTAACCCTAAAACTGGTACAGTAACACAAGATGTGACTAAAGCCGTAACTGATATCAAAGCTGGTCAAGTAACTTACCGAGCTGATAAATCTGGTAATGTTCATGTGCCAATCGGTAAAGTGTCATTCAGTAACGAAGACTTAGTTGAAAACTTCAAGGCTTTACACGAAACTATTTTACGTGTGAAACCTGCTTCAGCTAAGGGTACTTATGTACGTAACTTAGTAGTGACTTCAACTATGGGACCTGGTGTCAAAGTTGATGTTAACTCTCTATAA
- the secE gene encoding preprotein translocase subunit SecE encodes MKMVTWPTGRELMRYTGIVVATIIVVAVFLGLVDWAATQAFNWFLQV; translated from the coding sequence ATGAAAATGGTCACTTGGCCAACTGGCCGCGAATTAATGCGGTATACCGGTATTGTTGTAGCAACAATTATTGTTGTTGCTGTATTCCTTGGCCTAGTTGACTGGGCAGCAACCCAAGCCTTTAATTGGTTCTTACAAGTTTAA
- a CDS encoding class I SAM-dependent methyltransferase yields the protein MSKQYFENNQDLAHDVQAHPVHVLGRDYQFYTDHGVFFKTGLDFGSRVLIETIIDQKLLAPKILDVGCGYGPIGIILASHLATSDQVHMVDVNERALGLAQQNAQINGLRDLHIYSSNTYDQVTDQDFDLIVSNPPIRAGKAVVHQILAGAYDHLKIGGRLLVVIQKKQGAPSAQKKMAEVFGNVTELERRKGYWILSAVKS from the coding sequence ATGAGTAAACAATATTTTGAAAATAATCAGGACCTAGCCCATGATGTCCAAGCCCATCCTGTTCATGTCCTAGGTCGCGATTACCAATTTTATACCGATCATGGGGTTTTTTTTAAGACTGGCTTAGATTTTGGTTCGCGGGTATTAATTGAAACCATTATCGACCAAAAGCTATTGGCCCCTAAAATATTAGATGTGGGCTGTGGTTATGGTCCCATTGGCATAATATTAGCCAGTCATTTAGCGACTAGCGACCAAGTCCATATGGTGGATGTTAATGAACGTGCCTTAGGACTTGCCCAACAAAATGCGCAAATTAACGGTCTTAGAGACTTGCATATTTATTCATCAAATACTTATGACCAAGTCACCGACCAAGACTTTGACTTAATTGTCTCTAATCCCCCCATACGGGCTGGCAAGGCTGTTGTTCACCAGATTTTAGCAGGTGCCTATGATCATCTTAAAATTGGTGGTCGTTTGCTGGTAGTCATTCAAAAGAAACAAGGAGCCCCTTCTGCACAAAAGAAAATGGCAGAAGTTTTTGGCAATGTGACTGAGCTAGAAAGACGCAAGGGTTATTGGATTTTATCAGCTGTCAAAAGCTAG